A portion of the Pseudomonas sp. PSE14 genome contains these proteins:
- the thiE gene encoding thiamine phosphate synthase produces MKLRGLYAITDSQLLDGGRLLPYVEAALKGGAKLLQYRDKSDDASRRLREAEALRELCARYGATLLINDDAELAARLGVSVHLGQTDGSLAAARALLGRDAVIGGTCHASLELAEQAIAEGASYVAFGRFFNSQTKPGAPAASVELLEQAKARFNVPLVAIGGVTLNNAPELIARGADMIAVIHALFAADAPAEVEQRARAFSQLFETR; encoded by the coding sequence ATGAAACTGCGCGGACTCTACGCCATCACCGACAGCCAGCTGCTCGACGGCGGCCGCCTGCTGCCCTACGTCGAAGCGGCCTTGAAAGGCGGCGCGAAACTGCTGCAGTACCGCGACAAGTCCGACGACGCCTCGCGCCGCCTGCGTGAAGCCGAGGCCCTGCGCGAACTCTGCGCGCGCTACGGCGCCACGCTGCTGATCAACGACGACGCCGAACTGGCCGCGCGCCTGGGCGTCAGCGTGCACCTGGGCCAGACCGACGGCTCGCTGGCCGCCGCACGCGCCCTGCTCGGCCGCGACGCGGTGATCGGCGGCACCTGCCATGCCAGCCTGGAACTGGCCGAGCAGGCCATCGCCGAAGGCGCCAGCTACGTCGCTTTCGGCCGCTTCTTCAATTCCCAGACCAAGCCCGGCGCCCCGGCCGCCAGCGTCGAACTGCTGGAACAGGCCAAGGCCCGCTTCAACGTGCCGCTGGTGGCCATCGGCGGCGTGACCCTGAACAACGCGCCCGAGCTGATCGCCCGCGGCGCCGACATGATCGCCGTGATCCACGCGCTGTTCGCCGCCGACGCCCCGGCCGAGGTCGAACAGCGCGCCCGCGCCTTCAGCCAACTCTTCGAAACCCGCTGA
- a CDS encoding hydroxymethylpyrimidine/phosphomethylpyrimidine kinase, producing the protein MKTPTSRPVVLCLSGHDPSGGAGLQADIEALIAQGCHAAPTVTALTVQDTVNVSDFRVLDREWVLAQANAVITDMPVAAVKLGMLGSVQMVDTVVEIMQSLPGVPLVCDPVLRAGGGGSLGKDDVGYAMRERLLPIAAIATPNLPEARILAELPEGTADECAEKLLPYIQHLLITGGHGDESEVHNRLYTRDGQRHTFTCQRLPGSYHGSGCTLASTLAGRLALGEELVSAVRSALDYTWRTLRDAEAPGHGQYVPRRLPLDYCN; encoded by the coding sequence ATGAAAACGCCAACCTCCCGTCCCGTAGTGCTCTGCCTGTCCGGCCACGACCCCAGTGGCGGTGCCGGCCTGCAAGCCGATATCGAAGCCCTGATCGCCCAAGGCTGCCACGCGGCGCCGACCGTCACTGCGCTGACCGTTCAGGATACCGTCAACGTTTCCGACTTCCGCGTGCTCGACCGCGAGTGGGTGCTGGCCCAGGCCAACGCCGTGATCACCGACATGCCGGTGGCCGCGGTCAAGCTGGGCATGCTCGGCTCGGTGCAGATGGTCGACACGGTCGTCGAGATCATGCAGTCCCTGCCGGGCGTGCCGCTGGTCTGCGACCCGGTACTGCGCGCCGGTGGCGGCGGCTCACTGGGCAAGGATGATGTTGGCTACGCCATGCGCGAGCGGCTGCTGCCGATCGCCGCCATCGCCACGCCGAACCTGCCCGAAGCGCGCATCCTTGCCGAACTGCCCGAGGGCACGGCGGACGAGTGCGCCGAGAAGCTGCTGCCTTATATCCAGCATCTGCTGATCACCGGCGGCCATGGTGACGAATCCGAAGTGCACAACCGCCTGTACACCCGCGACGGCCAGCGCCACACCTTCACCTGCCAGCGCCTGCCCGGCAGCTATCACGGCTCCGGCTGCACCCTGGCGAGCACCCTCGCCGGCCGCCTGGCCCTGGGCGAGGAACTGGTGAGCGCGGTGCGCAGCGCCCTGGACTACACCTGGCGCACCCTGCGCGACGCGGAAGCACCCGGCCACGGCCAGTACGTGCCGCGCCGCCTGCCGCTGGACTACTGCAACTGA
- the hemL gene encoding glutamate-1-semialdehyde 2,1-aminomutase — protein MSRSETLFANAQKHIPGGVNSPVRAFKSVGGTPLFFKHAEGAYVVDEDDKRYVDYVGSWGPMILGHSHPDVLDAVRKQLDHGLSYGAPTALEVEMADLVCSLVPSMDMVRMVSSGTEATMSAIRLARGYTGRDSIIKFEGCYHGHSDSLLVKAGSGALTFGVPNSPGVPAAFAKHTLTLPFNDIAAVEKTLAEVGKEVACIIVEPVAGNMNCVPPAPGFLEGLRSLCDQHGVVLIFDEVMTGFRVALGGAQAHYGITPDLSTFGKIIGGGMPVGAFGGKREIMEQISPLGPVYQAGTLSGNPLAMAAGLTTLRLISRPGFHDELTTYTTRMLQGLQERADAAGVPFVTTRAGAAMFGLYFTGADDIVTFEDVMGSDVERFKRFFHLMLDAGVYLAPSAFEAGFTSIAHGETELKLTLDAAERAFAALK, from the coding sequence ATGTCCCGTTCCGAAACGCTTTTCGCCAATGCCCAGAAACACATCCCCGGTGGCGTGAACTCGCCGGTGCGCGCGTTCAAGAGCGTCGGCGGCACCCCGCTGTTCTTCAAGCATGCGGAAGGCGCCTATGTGGTGGACGAGGATGACAAGCGCTACGTCGACTACGTCGGCTCCTGGGGCCCGATGATCCTCGGCCACAGCCACCCGGACGTGCTCGACGCGGTGCGCAAGCAGCTCGACCACGGCCTGTCCTACGGCGCACCGACCGCGCTGGAAGTGGAAATGGCCGACCTGGTCTGCTCCCTGGTTCCGTCGATGGACATGGTGCGCATGGTCAGCTCCGGCACCGAAGCCACCATGAGCGCCATCCGCCTGGCCCGTGGCTATACCGGCCGCGACAGCATCATCAAGTTCGAAGGCTGCTACCACGGCCACTCCGACAGCCTGCTGGTAAAAGCCGGCTCCGGCGCCCTGACCTTCGGCGTACCGAACTCCCCGGGCGTACCGGCGGCCTTCGCCAAGCACACCCTGACCCTGCCGTTCAACGACATCGCCGCGGTCGAGAAGACCCTGGCCGAAGTCGGCAAGGAAGTGGCATGCATCATCGTCGAGCCGGTCGCCGGCAACATGAACTGCGTGCCGCCGGCCCCGGGCTTCCTCGAAGGCCTGCGCAGCCTGTGCGACCAGCACGGCGTGGTACTGATCTTCGACGAAGTGATGACCGGCTTCCGCGTGGCCCTGGGCGGCGCCCAGGCCCACTACGGCATCACTCCGGACCTGTCGACCTTCGGCAAGATCATCGGCGGCGGCATGCCAGTGGGCGCCTTCGGCGGCAAGCGCGAGATCATGGAGCAGATTTCCCCGCTCGGCCCGGTCTACCAGGCCGGCACCCTGTCGGGTAACCCGCTGGCCATGGCCGCCGGCCTGACCACCCTGCGCCTGATCAGCCGTCCGGGCTTCCACGACGAGCTGACCACCTACACCACCCGTATGCTGCAAGGCCTGCAGGAGCGCGCTGACGCCGCCGGCGTGCCTTTCGTGACCACCCGGGCGGGCGCCGCCATGTTCGGCCTGTACTTCACCGGCGCCGACGACATCGTGACCTTCGAGGACGTGATGGGCAGCGACGTGGAACGCTTCAAGCGCTTCTTCCACCTGATGCTGGACGCTGGCGTGTACCTGGCGCCGAGCGCCTTCGAGGCCGGCTTCACCTCCATCGCCCACGGCGAAACCGAGCTGAAGCTGACCCTGGACGCCGCCGAGCGCG